GTAAGTACTGATCCACGATATCCCTGAGAACATGCAGGCAGTATTTACGCAAGAGAAACAACATGCGAGATTGCTTTAATGCCCCTTTGAATATAATATATTCAGCCCATATCTTGGCTAGGACCTAAAATTCAGTCGCTGTATTTCCTCAAATAGCGACCAGAGACTTTCTGTCCCTCAACTGCAGAGGGCACCAGGCTTTTATTTGAAGTAGGCTTGTATTAGAGACCTTTGGAGGCCTTTATTTGAAGTAGGCTTGTATTAGAGACCTTTAGAGGCCTTTATTTGAAGTAGGCTTGTATTAGAGACCTTTGGAGGCCTTTATTTGAAGTAGGCTTGTATTAGAGACCTTTAGAGGCCTTTATTTGAAATTCCCTCTGTTTAAAGGCAGAGACTGACTTTAGGGggactttttgttttattggtcaaaattctcataacagccaGACAGCGCTCAGAAAATGAAATAGCTGAGTCGAGTAGAGGAATCTGCAGATTGTAGGGGGAATGAAAAGATGTATTCATCTGTACAGGTCGTCCACCACAATGTCAACTTCACTGCAGTGACAGTGCCGTCCTATTCTAACACAAGGAGCAGGAATAGTGTGTGATTACAGTCACTTGTTGGTGATCATGTATGAAAGTTACAAACACATAATATGCACAAATGTTTTTCCTTGATTAGATGCAAAGAAAATAGCGCAACACCCAAATTAAGTCCAGAGGAAGTGGACGCCATCGCTGAGATGAAGGACTCCATCAAAGACCGGGCCAACGCTTTCTCTGAGATGGAGGCTTTTCTGCCAAAGAAGAACGGGTCTGATTCTGTCATATgatttattgtgtgtatttatgtgacATAGTGGAGTTTCAGTGGAAAATGTTAACtgtttaaagacatttttggcTTTCCACATTGTATTTCACCAAaagtattaaaatatttaaaggataactcacGCATTTTTgaacctgggccctatttttatgTATTAGGTTCGAAATTACTGGAAGTTACAAGAAGTTTTCTGGTCTATTGCTCCACTGATTAGgttgtttgtgtgactttcgGGTTTAAAGAGttataatgttgtcagacacttggaTTAatctactggactaattccaacataaaatatgtaaaaatagggccctgATTAGCCTTTAAGATGTCAGCATTGTGAGTGACTGACCGACTCTTCCTGTTTAGGTTATACCTCACTCTTGTTTTAGGAAACGTCAACGTGACGCTCCTCAACAAACAGTCAAAGTAAGTCCCACTAATGTTCATTTTCTCATAAGCCCAAAACTGTCACAGAGTCACATCAACATCCTTTCTGTTTGCTTCACCAAACAGGTTTGCCTacaaagatgaatatgagaaaTTCAAACTGGTCCTCACAGTCATCCTCTTCGTGTTCTCCTTCACATGTCGCTTCTTGTTCAGCTACAGGTAGGATTTCCCAACACCTGGTTTATCTTCGCCGAACTGTATTACAACCAGTTTGGTTATTTTCCCGTTTACTACACGGTGAATAGAGTGTCCATGTTGATCATGATGAAGAAACACATAACTCAGTGTAGCTTTGTTCCTGTCATTTATATGATTAGTTTGGTTTTAAATTGTTATTTGAGGCTGTAAAAAGGGGTGAAACATCGTGATTGACAGCAAACTCTAACCCTTGTTTGGGTTAGACAAAGCTAGAGTCCCCCAGGGAGGAGATgtgtcatccatccatctttagGGATGATATGAAAATAGCACATTTCGTGATAATAAGGCCTTAAttgttatttgttatatttatgACTTCTGCCTTCACTGCACGAACAGTGTGGactgacagtgtgacagtgttatTTTGATTATATGTGTAAGTTAggttgtttcttcttcttcttcttcttcttcttcatgtaccttcttctgtttttgtctcagaGCCCTAGATGCCCTCTTCAACTTCCTGCTGGTGTGGTACTACTGCACACTCACCATCCGGGAGAGCATCCTAATCAGCAACGGCTCAAGGTCTGCCACAAGTTTACTTTCTCCACTGTTTTTtatcataatgataataaaggcTTCCTCATGGCTTTGTGACGTACGGAGCAAAATGCTGCGTGTTGAAATCTTTTCCTTTGATTCCTCAAAGTGGTTTCTTCATATTATGTGTGACATATTGCATACGAACGTTCTGCAGCTTTTCCATTTGATGCAACACAGACTGTCTGTTGTATCCTGTCTAGTACAGACAGTATGATGCTGGTCGACTTGCTTACGCTTCCTTCAGTTTGTGTCCTTCATGTTGTTTCAGGATCAAAGGTTGGTGGGTTTTCCATCACTATGTGTCGACCTTCCTGTCCGGAGTCATGCTCACTTGGTGAGTGATGTCATCTACTTttctttattaaatattttcataatgttttgtgtctgtgctccaTTTTCAACCAGatgctgtctttgttttgcagGCCTGAAGGCGCTCTCTACCAGATGTTTAGGAACCAGTTCCTGACATACTGTCTGTACCAGAGTAAGAGATTCAAGCTGTGTCCCACCTCCACGCTACATACTTACATCATGACGTGTACGCCGTGTGCTAATCAGCACAGATAGGCTGGTGGCTTCCTGTGTTTTTAGCAAAGCAAAGCCCACCTGTGACGCCTCATCACAGGATAGTGTGACAGCCGTGTAGGCATGAAGACATGCTTTATGTAGATATTGTCAAGCTCTAACTACAAGCATGTGCTCCAGGCCTCATCACTCCAGATCCAGTGATTTTCCTtctcttattgtttcattttaaggatttttttaatgtaatgttgtGTAACAGGAGTATTTTTATTGTCATCCCTTTAATAATCTTAGTTTTAGTAATTTTgtataaagataaaataatacatttataagAAAGCTCCTTTGAACATACATACTTATTTTGACACATTcccagtgtgaacacacactgtactgtagaccaggttaaagtgtgtgtgcacagtgcaaACAGTCCTCAATATGAATAATTCTGTTTCTTTTagacaaacaacacacaacatgctGTATAACTGGTAACTGAActaattctgtttttgttctttgtttgcaAAGTAGGCTTCGTCCAGTTCCTCCAGTACTACTACCAGAGTGGCTGTTTGTACAGACTCAGAGCGCTGGGAGAAAGACACAACATGGACCTCACAGTGGGTGAGTGCAGTCTAAACTGTCAGGTGGTCACCAGTTTATTTTTATAACTCTGATGTAACACAAGAACAAGGGGCACTAATGACAGTATATAAAAGGGCAGATAGATCTTAATATCTACCTAACATGTGGCCTTGACTGTGTTTCAGTATCTTTATGTCTGTGTACTCGTCTCGTTTCCTCTTCTGACAATGACAAATTGAGTTaatctcctctctcctctcctggtgTTCAGAGGGTTTCCAGTCTTGGATGTGGAGAGGCCTgaccttcctcctccctttcctgTTCTTCGGTCACGTGAGTAATGGTGCTCACTGCTCACTTACAACTCATTAGGttttataaatatgaatatatatgtattttagGGGTCCAACAGCACACAAAATTCACGGTTCGGTGAAGGCTGAGTGGTGTGATTATTGTTTAACAAGTACGAGTAATTGGCTAAACCATTTTGACGGTGCTTGCTTGGGTCACGTACCGTTAGCATACTGAAAGAAAGTCACGTGCAGAGCCGAACATCCTGCAACGAGCGCTTCTGTATGACTTGCATGCACTGTTACACCTCTAATATTTATCATTGCCCAGTCTGAAgattcaaaacaaatgaaattctGACTTTATAAAACCTGAAATTTAAAAAGACTAAATCCCAAGTTGTCTTTTTAAAGCGTTCTTGACTGCTGGCTGTTCCTTCTCTTACAGTTCTGGCAGCTCTACAACAGCATCACACTCTTCAGGATGTTTCAGCTCCCAGAGTGTAAAGAGTGGCAGGTTTGTACACCAGAGAGCTTCAGTGTTCCTTTGTCATTTGTTAAACGAGCATTCAGCCATTATCAACATCtaattttatgtttatgtgtcaTATTATCCTCAAGTTTCTGTAtcctgagtttagcagcagttTGATTTGAAGGATCAATTCTGTAACATTGTTGGAttctttgaataacaatctgagcctgtcggtggcaaaaacaaacacttttagtggacgtactttgattgGATGCCCCAAAGGATTGAATCTCACTTACTGCAGCCCAGGAGATCTGCTGGACATTTAGACAGCAATACATTTGCAAATAaggcccagatttaaaaaataaaaagttcttCTTAAAGatcaacacacaacaacaacacaacttaTTTTGGGAAAAGAAACGTGTAGTTCTGGCTTAAAACCATCCTGTTCTATTTCCACTGTTCATTTCCACCCATTACCAGTTATATTTAATCCCCAGTGAGACATAAACAACCACCAGTTTAAAACCAAATACAGATATGCAAAAGCTGCAGATACTACAGTAGCTTGTGTAACACTGTAATCGGTGTGTTTAAAGTTCAGTGagcatttgttttctgtttattttcactccGGTGTAGGTTGTGATGTGCGGCTGCTCCTACATGGTGCTCTTCATGGGAAACTTCTTCACCACACTAGGAGTGGTTTACCAGAAATACATGAACAACCAGGACAAGCCAAAGAGCCTTTAAGACTGGAATAAGGAACAGGGCAGAATAACCAAAAGTCCTCCTGTTTACTCAACGGAAAACGTTATCACAGCTCTACTGTTCTCTTTAGAGCTCTTTATCGATGTCATGATTGTTGTCCTTGTGGACCATTTACATGTTCTGCTACGTCCTTTCGAGTTCATATTTGTGCACATGTTGTACGGGTAGGTCATAGACATTATCACACTGGGCTGCCGAAGAACACAACAAGGTAACTGGCAGGTCTCACTTGTGCACTAAGTGAGGCTGCTTCAGTAGGCTGTTTCTGTCGTGGTCAAAAATGTACAAAGGAAATGTTACTGGATCAAGAAAACCATGTGATTTGCATCATATTTATTTAGGGAAATCAACCGTTTGttactcagcagcagctgctatGTATTTTAGCCTTACAGAAAGCGCTTAATAAAACACTCCTCCAAACCCACACTTGCTTTTATTATCGCTGTGGAGCACAAAGTGCATTTAAATGAACAGTGAGGCTTTGTATATGTACATAGGAACAGGTTTTTCAGGCTGTGATCGttcctcctgttcatactgGATGTTAAGATCCAAACATGCTTCCAATAGATTAAGTTTATGTGAGGCTTTGTAGTGAGTGACTGTATTAGATCAAAATGACCACAAGGTGGAGGCATTGAGTTGTTACAGCTGTGTGTAAATACACTGAGTGTTTTATCTATTATTGGACAGACGTCATTACATTTCCTTTATTTCAAGTCCTGTTTAACTGTGATTTTGGGACTCGTTTTTCCAGGTGGATCACACCTCTTGAGGGCGATTACAGTCTGCCATCTGGTGCTGTGAGACTGACGGGTGAATGAGGAGGTGTTGAACTGTTAGTGCTTATTGTTCACACGCAATCATCATCAGGGGCAATCATCAATTTCACTAAGTGATTGTTAGTAATCAGCGAATGGGTCAGAGTCAGTGCTGTTGACAATCAGGCCTCAGTGGGAAGGCTGGACTGGGACTGGAAGACccctgtttttaatgttttaattacttCTTATCGCAGTTGGAAGAAAGAATAACAGGTTTCTTGTGACTTACCTGTGTAGTTACCTGTCTATTTAACAGGCTCAACATACTGTGAGTTAATCAGATTTATTAATGAATCAAATCTATTTATATAATGCTTCATGCGTATCACAGTTAATCCtttgcagcacacacagaagaaaacaaaagagggaAATCAAAGTGATGATAAATAGCTgttttaataatagtaatggTGAAAGCAAACTAAACTCAGTTTATCCATGTTTCATTCAAACATCTGTGAAACTGTTGCCTTGATCATAGTATCACTTTTATTTGACATGGTCTACATGGACATGACAATGGTCTTTCTCAGGTAAGGTGACAGTTTGAGCCCACCTGTATATGTAGATGAACACAATTCATGTTCAAATGTActcaaatgtggattaatccaccaACAAAAAATAGTCCTGAAAGAAAGCTCTGTTTCTTTCTATGTGTACCATCTTTGCTTTAAAAACCTACAGCACccagctgttaaaagtgatTATTTAGCCACATTTAGAACtgaaattatatatttgtgGCACATTTGTAGAAATTTACATAGAAATGAATGAGCTTGAGGTGGATTGCCACAGGCAGGTAATGGAAGTCGGATAAGGATGATGATTGGGCACCGATAATTAATGAGATGCATGAACGGATGAAGAAGATTCCTGCTGCCCTAGTTAAACcacagccaaacaaactgactTTTATGAGTAAACAGGAAAAGAAGACATCCCTGGGCCTGATGGAGAGTCCTGATGGGGGCGCTGCTGCTGGTCTCTGCAGTGGTTGGAGCACATGGTGCCAAAATGTTGGTCATGCTGTGGTCCCATTGTGGTGGCAGCACACTTGGGGCTGTCTGTGGTGGGGCGGTGGTGACATCTACATGACTTATACCGCTGTCATACCGTTGGTAAGTCAActtaattttaaatttcatttaaaatcaacttaattttatgcttttttgttatatatattatatttattgtattattatacGTTTAACATAAGATTTGT
This window of the Pempheris klunzingeri isolate RE-2024b chromosome 14, fPemKlu1.hap1, whole genome shotgun sequence genome carries:
- the tmem120aa gene encoding ion channel TACAN isoform X2; its protein translation is MLFAPAGLTECFREWEELEKNYQQIQDTHRLYKQKLDEVTKLQDSCSSAISRQRKKLKELTASLKECKENSATPKLSPEEVDAIAEMKDSIKDRANAFSEMEAFLPKKNGLYLTLVLGNVNVTLLNKQSKFAYKDEYEKFKLVLTVILFVFSFTCRFLFSYRALDALFNFLLVWYYCTLTIRESILISNGSRIKGWWVFHHYVSTFLSGVMLTWPEGALYQMFRNQFLTYCLYQSFVQFLQYYYQSGCLYRLRALGERHNMDLTVEGFQSWMWRGLTFLLPFLFFGHFWQLYNSITLFRMFQLPECKEWQVVMCGCSYMVLFMGNFFTTLGVVYQKYMNNQDKPKSL
- the tmem120aa gene encoding ion channel TACAN isoform X1, producing MLFAPAGLTECFREWEELEKNYQQIQDTHRLYKQKLDEVTKLQDSCSSAISRQRKKLKELTASLKECKENSATPKLSPEEVDAIAEMKDSIKDRANAFSEMEAFLPKKNGLYLTLVLGNVNVTLLNKQSKFAYKDEYEKFKLVLTVILFVFSFTCRFLFSYRALDALFNFLLVWYYCTLTIRESILISNGSRIKGWWVFHHYVSTFLSGVMLTWPEGALYQMFRNQFLTYCLYQIGFVQFLQYYYQSGCLYRLRALGERHNMDLTVEGFQSWMWRGLTFLLPFLFFGHFWQLYNSITLFRMFQLPECKEWQVVMCGCSYMVLFMGNFFTTLGVVYQKYMNNQDKPKSL